In Metopolophium dirhodum isolate CAU unplaced genomic scaffold, ASM1992520v1 scaffold4, whole genome shotgun sequence, the following proteins share a genomic window:
- the LOC132953437 gene encoding uncharacterized protein LOC132953437 isoform X1 — MSDMSVQNSADEEINDHYSYRKNVQMQNSKKPKITMKAKPKKQKLIMVNTSDQNSDDEEIDVCAPELYNHRKNEQMQNSKKPETVIKPKPKKQKFQSHLLKLEQEYNGLTTMVNENCIRVKKSDGGNFCIKIPEIKTASDYLVIQKYKTSDMEKVESKDRWKTSTFNAKTMLNEKDKADNTIISAFNNLQDLLMDKFMCNNNKKIESYK, encoded by the exons ATGTCCGACATGAGTGTACAAAATTCGGCCGATGAAGAAATCAat gaTCATTATTCATATCGAAAAAATGTGCAAATGCAGAATTCTAAAAAACCCAAAATCACTATGAAagctaaaccaaaaaaacagaaattaataatgGTCAACACAAGCGATCAAAATTCAGATGATGAAGAAATTGATGTATGTGcaccg GAACTTTATAATCATCGGAAAAATGAGCAAATGCAGAATTCTAAAAAACCTGAAACCGTTAtaaaacctaaaccaaaaaaacagaaa tttCAGTCGCATTTATTAAAACTGGAACAAGAATATAATGGTTTAACAACTATGGTTAATGAAAACTGCATACGCGTAAAAAAATCAGATGGTGGaaatttttgtatcaaaatacCCGAAATCAAAACAGCAAGTGATTATTTggttattcaaaaatacaaaacatcgGACATGGAAAAAGTAGAGTCAAAAGAcag atGGAAAACCTCAACGTTCAACGCAAAAACTATGCTGAACGAAAAAGATAAAgctgacaatacaataatatcggcatttaataatttgcaagatttattaatggataaatttatgtgtaacaacaacaaaaaaattgaatcttataaataa
- the LOC132953437 gene encoding uncharacterized protein LOC132953437 isoform X2: MSDMSVQNSADEEINDHYSYRKNVQMQNSKKPKITMKAKPKKQKLIMVNTSDQNSDDEEIDELYNHRKNEQMQNSKKPETVIKPKPKKQKFQSHLLKLEQEYNGLTTMVNENCIRVKKSDGGNFCIKIPEIKTASDYLVIQKYKTSDMEKVESKDRWKTSTFNAKTMLNEKDKADNTIISAFNNLQDLLMDKFMCNNNKKIESYK, encoded by the exons ATGTCCGACATGAGTGTACAAAATTCGGCCGATGAAGAAATCAat gaTCATTATTCATATCGAAAAAATGTGCAAATGCAGAATTCTAAAAAACCCAAAATCACTATGAAagctaaaccaaaaaaacagaaattaataatgGTCAACACAAGCGATCAAAATTCAGATGATGAAGAAATTGAT GAACTTTATAATCATCGGAAAAATGAGCAAATGCAGAATTCTAAAAAACCTGAAACCGTTAtaaaacctaaaccaaaaaaacagaaa tttCAGTCGCATTTATTAAAACTGGAACAAGAATATAATGGTTTAACAACTATGGTTAATGAAAACTGCATACGCGTAAAAAAATCAGATGGTGGaaatttttgtatcaaaatacCCGAAATCAAAACAGCAAGTGATTATTTggttattcaaaaatacaaaacatcgGACATGGAAAAAGTAGAGTCAAAAGAcag atGGAAAACCTCAACGTTCAACGCAAAAACTATGCTGAACGAAAAAGATAAAgctgacaatacaataatatcggcatttaataatttgcaagatttattaatggataaatttatgtgtaacaacaacaaaaaaattgaatcttataaataa
- the LOC132953444 gene encoding uncharacterized protein LOC132953444, translating to MTQIVRYVVESNDKYTIEESFIDFITTTKKTGQGLAEEILKKLSEDGLEFKNCRGQGYDNGANMAGKIKGVQSRLQEINKHAQFCPCTAHSLNLVGAHASRVSVRMLKYVIQALQHISENSEFGDGFSGAQSLLGLINVEFVYLLVMWDSILNQVYKVNITLQKSNISISNASKIVMGLKNALEEMRNEGSENINILKMSGEQASDSTFTIQQELKLEYNQVMDTLISQISWRFEALSNNANDFEFLSGFHLNTLSIEDLKKHAADLVLKYSSDLNSELLNEIECFKYQGEAIIPNLKMA from the exons ATGACTCAAATTGTTCGTTATGTAGTTGAATCCAAtgataaatatacaattgaGGAAAGTTTTATCGATTTTATAACTACAACTAAAAAAACAGGCCAAGGGTTAGCtgaagaaattttaaaaaaactttccGAAGATggattagaatttaaaaattgtcgcGGTCAAGGTTATGACAATGGTGCCAACATGGCTGGAAAAATTAAAGGTGTCCAATCTCGATTAcaggaaataaataaacatgcaCAATTTTGTCCTTGTACTGCGCATAGTCTAAATTTGGTTGGAGCCCATGCATCTCGAGTTTCAGTCAGAATG TTGAAATATGTTATACAAGCATTACAACACATATCTGAAAATTCAGAATTTGGGGATGGTTTCTCCGGTGCTCAAAGTCTACTTGGTTTAATTAATGTTGAGTTTGTCTATCTTTTGGTTATGTGGGACTCAATTTTAAATCAAGtatataaagttaatattaccttgcaaaaatcaaatatttctatttctaaTGCATCAAAAATTGTGATGGGCTTAAAAAATGCTTTGGAAGAAATGCGAAATGAGGGatcagaaaatattaatatttta aaaatgagTGGTGAACAAGCATCTGATTCAACATTTACTATACAACAGGAACTTAAATTGGAGTACAACCAAGTTATGGACACTTTAATTTCACAAATATCTTGGCGTTTTGAAGCATTGTCGAACAATGCTAACGATTTTGAATTTCTTTCTGGGTTCCATCTTAATACGTTGTCGATTGAAGATCTTAAAAAACACGCTGCTGatctagttttaaaatatagttcagACCTGAATAGTGAATTACTGAATGAAATTGAATGTTTTAAGTATCAAGGAGAAGcgattatacctaatttaaaaatggcatAA
- the LOC132953443 gene encoding uncharacterized protein LOC132953443, with amino-acid sequence MSESLSNLATNLAEDKTRFREINHHFPLENIDLVIRKGVFPYEYVDCNSKLKDTSLPPRIKFYNSLTDDHISKKDYMHAYASYYLTAPGFAFDAMLSFTGVKLERLTDYLMLLIMENGIRGGVCQSVRRYARANLPDVDGINYNKKKPHIYLAYFDCVNLYGKSMLANLPYKNFEWYNDLTLDVTTIDDDAPIGYILEVDVDYPEKLHDIHSDLLFLPHNSCPPNSKIIKLLTTLNNKSNYVVHYRLLKQAIHNGLKVVKVHKIIKFDQSKWLAPYVDKCTSMRVLAKNKFEYEFWKLLVNSVYGKCMENPRKRLDIKLVSDDRKAHRLMRKPNFIDRTIYSNELMSLHFQKEKIKFDKPIYVGFSILDISKTYIYNFHYDVMKNKYGKKISLLYTDTDSLIYRIKTNNYFNDLKFDLLSHFDTSNFPISHFCYSDKHKNTPGYFKDELKSEIMTQFVTLRPKLYAYTIFYQSSVYKIPHIWMHKMVNLVKLMHTVILTQYRQQNIMFIPKQPEK; translated from the exons ATGTCAGAATCACTCTCTAATTTAGCTACTAATTTAGCCGAAGATAAAACAAGATTCCGTGAAATTAACCATCATTTTCCTTTAGAAAACATTGATTTAGTTATTCGGAAAGGTGTATTTCCATATGAGTATGTAGACTGCAACTCAAAACTTAAAGATACCTCATTACCAcctagaattaaattttataattcgttAACAGATgatcatatttcaaaaaaagatTACATGCATGCAT acGCCTCTTATTATTTGACAGCACCTGGTTTTGCGTTTGACGCAATGTTAAGTTTTACTGGAGTTAAACTTGAGAGATTAACAGATTATTTGATGTTACTCATAATGGAGAATGGAATAAGAGGGGGGGTATGCCAATCTGTAAGACGCTATGCCAGAGCTAATCTACCAGATGTTGATGggattaattataacaaaaaaaaaccacacatttaTTTGGCATATTTTGATTGTGTAAATTTATACGGCAAATCAATGCTTGCAAATTTACCatacaaaaattttgaatggTATAATGATTTGACATTAGACGTTACTACTATAGATGACGATGCACCTATTGGTTATATACTGGAAGTGGATGTGGATTACCCcgaaaaattacatgatattCATAGCGATTTACTTTTTTTGCCACACAATAGTTGTCCACCTAATTCTAAGATTATTAAACTGCTgacaactttaaataataaatcaaattatgtcGTTCATTATAGATTGTTAAAGCAGGCAATTCACAACGGATTAAAAGTTgtaaaagttcataaaataattaagtttgatCAATCAAAATGGTTAGCCCCTTATGTTGATAAATGCACTAGTATGAGGGTCTTGGCAAAAAACAAGTTTGAATATGAATTTTGGAAATTACTCGTGAATAGTGTCTATGGGAAATGTATGGAGAATCCGCGTAAAAGATTGGATATAAAGTTGGTATCAGATGATCGAAAAGCTCATAGGCTAATGAGAAAACCTAATTTCATAGATAGAACTATATATAGCAATGAGTTAATgtctttacattttcaaaaagaaaagattaaatttgataaaccaATCTACGTGGGATTTTCTATTTTAGATATATCgaaaacctatatttataatttccattatgacgtaatgaaaaataaatacggaaaaaaaatatcactattATACACTGATACCGATTcattaatatatcgtattaaaacaaataattattttaatgatttaaaatttgatttattgagTCATTTTGATACTTCTAATTTTCCAATTAGTCACTTTTGTTACAGTGATAAACATAAGAACACCCCAGGATATTTTAAAGACGAATTGAAGAGTGAAATTATGACGCAATTTGTAACGCTAAGACCCaaattatatgcttataca atattttatcaaaGTTCAGTATACAAAATTCCTCACATTTGGATGCACAAAATGGTGAATCTAGTCAAATTAATGCATACTGTGATATTAACTCAATACAGGCAACAAAACATAATGTTTATTCCAAAACAACCAGAAAAATAG
- the LOC132953437 gene encoding uncharacterized protein LOC132953437 isoform X4, whose product MSDMSVQNSADEEINDHYSYRKNVQMQNSKKPKITMKAKPKKQKLIMVNTSDQNSDDEEIDFQSHLLKLEQEYNGLTTMVNENCIRVKKSDGGNFCIKIPEIKTASDYLVIQKYKTSDMEKVESKDRWKTSTFNAKTMLNEKDKADNTIISAFNNLQDLLMDKFMCNNNKKIESYK is encoded by the exons ATGTCCGACATGAGTGTACAAAATTCGGCCGATGAAGAAATCAat gaTCATTATTCATATCGAAAAAATGTGCAAATGCAGAATTCTAAAAAACCCAAAATCACTATGAAagctaaaccaaaaaaacagaaattaataatgGTCAACACAAGCGATCAAAATTCAGATGATGAAGAAATTGAT tttCAGTCGCATTTATTAAAACTGGAACAAGAATATAATGGTTTAACAACTATGGTTAATGAAAACTGCATACGCGTAAAAAAATCAGATGGTGGaaatttttgtatcaaaatacCCGAAATCAAAACAGCAAGTGATTATTTggttattcaaaaatacaaaacatcgGACATGGAAAAAGTAGAGTCAAAAGAcag atGGAAAACCTCAACGTTCAACGCAAAAACTATGCTGAACGAAAAAGATAAAgctgacaatacaataatatcggcatttaataatttgcaagatttattaatggataaatttatgtgtaacaacaacaaaaaaattgaatcttataaataa
- the LOC132953437 gene encoding uncharacterized protein LOC132953437 isoform X3: MSDMSVQNSADEEINDHYSYRKNVQMQNSKKPKITMKAKPKKQKLIMVNTSDQNSDDEEIDVCAPFQSHLLKLEQEYNGLTTMVNENCIRVKKSDGGNFCIKIPEIKTASDYLVIQKYKTSDMEKVESKDRWKTSTFNAKTMLNEKDKADNTIISAFNNLQDLLMDKFMCNNNKKIESYK, translated from the exons ATGTCCGACATGAGTGTACAAAATTCGGCCGATGAAGAAATCAat gaTCATTATTCATATCGAAAAAATGTGCAAATGCAGAATTCTAAAAAACCCAAAATCACTATGAAagctaaaccaaaaaaacagaaattaataatgGTCAACACAAGCGATCAAAATTCAGATGATGAAGAAATTGATGTATGTGcaccg tttCAGTCGCATTTATTAAAACTGGAACAAGAATATAATGGTTTAACAACTATGGTTAATGAAAACTGCATACGCGTAAAAAAATCAGATGGTGGaaatttttgtatcaaaatacCCGAAATCAAAACAGCAAGTGATTATTTggttattcaaaaatacaaaacatcgGACATGGAAAAAGTAGAGTCAAAAGAcag atGGAAAACCTCAACGTTCAACGCAAAAACTATGCTGAACGAAAAAGATAAAgctgacaatacaataatatcggcatttaataatttgcaagatttattaatggataaatttatgtgtaacaacaacaaaaaaattgaatcttataaataa
- the LOC132953442 gene encoding zinc finger MYM-type protein 1-like yields MDTYVTVEHLLNIHFSSLPLEKNIEIKKEGRPMPNLNIIQIKKTKSREFKRSFNKDIYSKHGWLCGCSKTNRLFCFPCILFCRTSGDKNWSQNGINDLAHLNDKISTHIKSSLHLNAHLNLKLLGKQDIRQQLSNAFRLSIQKHNETVTNNRYILSKIIDCIKFCGAFELALRGHNEKSDSENPGIFRGLINFSSELDNTLKLHLEQSTVFKGLSKIIQNEMLECMLFVIRQNIKNEIKNADFFSVISDETTDVSAQFQMSIIFRYILSNGTPVERFWGFFNPSGHDAKSLSECIKYNLKEVTENHDKLISQSYDGAAVMSGRLSGVQKLIKDEYKNAHFVHCYAHQLNLILSQATMHNRDVRIFFSNLTDVTNFFSNSPQRVAVLDKVVNHRIPRSSNTRWNFKSRIVNTVHENRELLIECMEEIENTFNQNIAINQLQKRKIDSIEVKNAISRFEENIQKERQNFDNFQNEMPGEVTQCRPKRKRDDDTLLSRICVAKEVCDILIVCVKDRFEYKAHLNASLLFMSTEFPLYEKSFPQTYVDETIEAYPFLNKSKLQTELELIYKRTDFRSVIGAVNLLQFIIDNNLEQIFSETFKLIRIIATIPMTSAEAERSFSTLKRIKTFLRNSMAEERLTALAMLSIEKKMVKQISNFNEEVIKVFMKKKDRRIDLEFKNITTHTEYRHQSISIWDTIDRNSAEVQPSGTSTSRAIIEVQRYLEVAILQRNNDPLNWWRENSYNYPYLHILAKRTLCCLGTSVPCERVFLKAGLILNDRRCRLKNDKVKMLLFLNYNSN; encoded by the exons GTTGTTCTAAAACGAAccgtttgttttgttttcctTGTATACTTTTTTGTCGTACTTCTGGTGATAAAAATTGGTCACAAAACGGAATAAATGATTTAGCTCATTTGAACGATAAAATTAGTACACACATAAAATCAAGTTTACATTTAAATGcgcatttaaatttgaaacttttGGGTAAACAAGATATAAGGCAACAACTTTCAAATGCATTTAGGCTTagtatacaaaaacataatgaaaCTGTAACTAACAAccgttatattttatctaaaattattgattgtattaaattttgtgGTGCATTTGAACTTGCTCTTCGAGGGCATAATGAGAAGTCAGATTCTGAAAATCCAGGAATATTTCGCGgacttattaattttagttctgAATTGGATAACACTTTAAAATTACACCTCGAACAGTCTACAGTATTTAAAGGCCtttctaaaataattcaaaatgaaatGTTGGAATGTATGCTATTTGTTATtcgacaaaatattaaaaacgaaataaaaaacgCTGATTTCTTTTCTGTTATATCTGACGAAACGACAGATGTATCAGCACAATTTCAAATGTCCATAAtatttcgttatattttatccaaTGGTACGCCAGTTGAGAGATTTTGGGGCTTTTTTAATCCATCTGGACATGATGCAAAGTCACTATCAGAgtgcataaaatataacttaaaagaaGTAACAGAAAACCACGACAAATTAATCTCGCAAAGTTATGACGGAGCTGCTGTGATGAGTGGTCGACTTTCCGGCGttcaaaaacttataaaagatgaatataaaaatgcacATTTTGTTCATTGTTATGCCCACCAGTTAAATTTAATCTTAAGTCAAGCTACAATGCACAACCGTGatgtaagaatttttttttccaacttGACTGatgtaactaattttttttctaattctcCGCAAAGAGTTGCCGTTTTGGATAAAGTTGTTAACCATAGAATCCCTCGATCATCAAATACAAGATGGAACTTCAAAAGCCGTATTGTTAATACTGTACACGAAAATCGTGAGTTATTAATAGAATGTATGGAAGAGATcgaaaatacatttaatcaaaatattgcaATTAATCAG tTGCAAAAACGGAAAATTGACTCTATCGAAGTGAAAAATGCCATTTCTCGATTTgaagaaaatattcaaaaagaaAGACAAAATTtcgataattttcaaaatgaaatGCCAGGTGAAGTAACTCAATGTAGACCAAAAAGAAAACGTGATGATGATACACTACTTTCTAGAATTTGTGTTGCAAAAGAAGTCTGTGATATTCTTATTGTCTGTGTTAAAGATAGGTTCGAATATAAAGCTCATTTAAACGCGTCTCTATTATTTATGTCCACTGAATTTCCTTTGTATGAAAAAAGTTTTCCACAAACATATGTTGATGAAACAATTGAAGCTTacccttttttaaataaaagtaagcTTCAAACTGAATTGGAACTTATATATAAACGAACAGATTTTCGTAGCGTAATAGGTGCTGTTAATTTACTACagtttattattgataacaacttggaacaaatattttcagaaacatTTAAACTTATACGTATTATAGCAACAATACCTATGACATCTGCAGAAGCAGAAAGATCGTTTTCGACATTGAAAAGGATAAAAACATTTCTTCGAAATAGTATGGCAGAAGAGCGATTAACAGCATTAGCGATGTTATCAATTGAAAAGAAAATGGTGaaacaaatatcaaattttaatgaaGAAGTCATCAAAGTATTCATGAAGAAAAAAGACAGACGGATCGATttggaattcaaaaatataactact CATACAGAGTATAGACATCAAAGTATATCAATTTGGGATACAATTGATCGTAACTCAGCTGAGGTACAACCTTCTGGAACATCAACATCTCGTGCAATCATTGAAGTCCAACGTTATTTAGAAGTTGCTATACTGCAAAGAAATAACGATCCGTTAAATTGGTGGCGTGAAAATAGTTATAACTATCCGTATCTACACATACTAGCAAAAAGAACACTATGCTGTTTAGGTACATCAGTACCGTGTGAGAGAGTATTCTTAAAGGCTGGATTAATTCTAAATGACCGTCGTTGTCGTTTGAAAAATGATAAAGTTAAAATGCTTTTATTCCTCAactataattcaaattaa